The sequence below is a genomic window from Draconibacterium halophilum.
ATTTTGCTTGGAGTAATCATTATTTGGGCGCTTGAATATTTTCCAAGAAAGACAGAAAATACTGATGGTTTTAAAGAACAAATTGCGCAGATAACAAATTCTGAGCTAACCGAATTACAAAAAGTGGAACGTATTGCGGAGGTTAACCATGCCATGGAATCCGACCGATTGATAAACTCTTATCTTGGCCGAACAGGAAAACTCATTCAACCGATAATGAGTCCTCTTGGGTTCGATTGGAAAATGAGTATCGCTGTGGTAGCTGGTCTGCCAGCCAAAGAAATTGTGGTAAGTACAATGGGCGTGCTTTACCAAACGCAGGATGGTGAAACAACCATAAACCTGCAGCAAAAGCTACAAAATGAAGTTCACGAGGTAGGCAAGAAAAAAGGTCAGCCTGTGTTTACCACTCCTGCAGCTCTGGCTTTTATAATCTTCATCCTTATCTACTTCCCCTGTATTGGGGTGGTTGCAACCATTAAAAACGAATCGGGCTCGTGGAAATGGGCAGCATTTTCCGTGTTTTATACCACTGGTTTGGCATGGGTTGCAGCATTGGTTACTTATAATATTGGAATGTTATTTATATAAAAATGATCCAGGAAATTCTGACATACCTGATTATTGCTGCTGCCGTTTTTTGGGCTGCATTAAAAATGTACCGTCGTTTTTTCAAACCGGTAAAAAAGGCAAAAACACATGACTTTAAAAAGGACAAAATTAGCCTAGAGCACAACTGCACCGACTGTTCTGCAGCCGGCTGTGCTTTAAGAGACTTACCTCAAAAGGTTATCGAAAAAAATATTGATCAATGTAACGAAACGGCTGTCCGGTCAGAGTGATTTTAATCCTGAAATAATCTCTTCCGGATTATCGGCACCAAAAACAAAACTACCTGCCACAAGAACATTTGCACCTACATCAAGCAGATTTTTTCCTGTTTCGTAATTTATACCACCATCAACTTCAATAGTACAATTCGCGTTTGTTTCATCAATCATTTTGCGCAATTGCCCAACCTTTTTGTAAGTATTTTCGATGAATTGCTGGCCACCAAACCCAGGATTAACCGACATGAGCAAAACCATATCCAAATCGCCAATAATATCTTCCAGAACAGCTACGGGGGTGTGCGGATTCAAACATACACTTGCTTTGGCTCCGAACGATTTTATTAACTGAACTGTACGATGTAAATGACTACATGCTTCGTAATGCACGGTAAGAACTGATGCTCCAGCCTTAACAAAAGGTTCAATGAATTTATCCGGGTCAACGATCATTAAATGAACATCCAATGGTTTTTCAGCAATTTTCTTTACCTGATTTATTACCGGAATTCCAAAGGATATGTTTGGAACAAACACTCCGTCCATCACATCACAGTGAATATAATCAGCTTCACTTTGATTGATCATTTCGATTTCTTTTCCAAGATTGTTAAAGTCAGCTGCCAGAATGGAGGGTGCCACGAAAGCTCTCATAAGTTAAGTTTATTTACCCAGGTATGCCTTTAGTAACCTGTTGCGGTATTGATTTTTTAGTTTTTTAATTGCTTTTTCTTTTATTTGTCGAACGCGCTCACGAGTTAGTCCAAAAACATGACCAATTTCTTCAAGTGTGTGCGGTTGATACCCTTTTAATCCAAAGTAATACCGCAGAATTTCGGCTTCACGCTCTCCCAAGGTCGATAATGATCGTTCAATCTCCTTACGTAGCGAATTATCCATTAACTCCCCATCGGGGTTTGGCGAATCTTCGTTTAGCATCACATCATACATGCTGTTTCCTTCTTCTTCACGAAGCGGAGCATCCATGGATACATGTGTATTTGAAAAGTTCATGGAATCCTCTATCAGGTCCGGTTTTGATTCCATTAACGCGGCTACCTCATCAACAGTTGGTTCGCGTTGAAATTCCTGCTCGAGTTTATTAAACGCTTTATTGATTTTATTGATCGAACCAATTTTATTTAAAGGTAAACGTACAATTCGCGACTGCTCAGCCAGAGCCTGAAGTATGGACTGGCGTATCCACCAAACGGCATATGAAATAAATTTGAAACCACGGGTTTCATCAAATCGCTCTGCAGCTTTTATCAAGCCTAAATTTCCTTCGTTAATCAAATCCGGTAAACTAAGTCCCTGGTTTTGGTATTGTTTCGAAACAGAAACAACAAATCTGAGGTTTGCTTTTATCAGCGTTTCCAAAGCCTGGCGGTCGCCTTTTTTAATTCGCTTAGCCAACTCAACTTCTTTTTCCGCAGACAACAATTCCACCTTTCCAATTTCATGCAGATACTTATCCAGCGAGAGGGTGTCGCGATTAGTAACCTGTTTGGTAATTTTTAGTTGTCTCATAAATTGTTTTTGTTAACATTAATTTCTTTTAATAATGATGACCTACAACACAATATTACCTTCAGGGGATAAAAGTAACACGTTAAATTTAATAATTTTACCATTATATCTACCATCACTAAGTAAAAACACACAAATCGGCCTACGGTTCAACTCAATTTTTCTATTTAAACCGGCCTATTCTGAAGATAACTTTTAAAATCTTCGTATGCACTGGTCATTAGCTCTCTTTGTTTTTCGCCTTTCATAAAGGCCGCAAGCTTATTAGGTAATTTTACTTCTCCTTTTCCAATAACTTTTTCAACTGTTTCGGTAAACTTTGCCGGGTGTGCCGTTTCTAAAAAAACACCAACTTCATGCTCCGACAAATACTCGCTTAACGATT
It includes:
- the rpe gene encoding ribulose-phosphate 3-epimerase, encoding MRAFVAPSILAADFNNLGKEIEMINQSEADYIHCDVMDGVFVPNISFGIPVINQVKKIAEKPLDVHLMIVDPDKFIEPFVKAGASVLTVHYEACSHLHRTVQLIKSFGAKASVCLNPHTPVAVLEDIIGDLDMVLLMSVNPGFGGQQFIENTYKKVGQLRKMIDETNANCTIEVDGGINYETGKNLLDVGANVLVAGSFVFGADNPEEIISGLKSL
- a CDS encoding sigma-70 family RNA polymerase sigma factor, whose translation is MRQLKITKQVTNRDTLSLDKYLHEIGKVELLSAEKEVELAKRIKKGDRQALETLIKANLRFVVSVSKQYQNQGLSLPDLINEGNLGLIKAAERFDETRGFKFISYAVWWIRQSILQALAEQSRIVRLPLNKIGSINKINKAFNKLEQEFQREPTVDEVAALMESKPDLIEDSMNFSNTHVSMDAPLREEEGNSMYDVMLNEDSPNPDGELMDNSLRKEIERSLSTLGEREAEILRYYFGLKGYQPHTLEEIGHVFGLTRERVRQIKEKAIKKLKNQYRNRLLKAYLGK